A window of the Oncorhynchus mykiss isolate Arlee chromosome 15, USDA_OmykA_1.1, whole genome shotgun sequence genome harbors these coding sequences:
- the LOC110490826 gene encoding forkhead box protein H1-like, with protein MDKAMLLNHHGPPGSSYQPSPELNKDGPIKEESWDQTKNGKKKNYQRYPKPPYSYLAMIAMVIQNSSEKKLTLSEILKEISTLFPFFKGNYKGWRDSVRHNLSSYDCFVKVLKDPGKPQGKGNFWAVEVSRVPLELLKRQNTAVSRQDETIFAQDLAPYILHGHQHKPDAEPPAPPPPIIVLPRGPITTPPPGPSFTALSPMPTRQLSPSQEDLYRPKLDSSFAIDSLLHSLRPASEAGEPDRGRDCWGVEPHSRPSPPPCTRYSSSARSASASSVSPASSSDEDWRGVSQGGKQVPEGEAGSDGYEDCRPPPHKTARRGCPPPWELPTSYAKYTPPNAVAPPSMRFNGGPLMPLGMPLYGYGGSPVTSNHFVGHAYWPLLPSGRPPLIMDLDTMLQSVPPNKSVFDVLGPPNQSSHQPAGQYALQSEPPLRRYPHY; from the exons ATGGATAAAGCGATGCTGCTAAACCACCACGGACCGCCCGGGTCATCCTACCAGCCGTCGCCCGAGCTCAACAAAGATGGGCCGATCAAGGAGGAATCTTGGGACCAGACGAAAAATGGAAAGAAAAAAAACTATCAGCGCTACCCCAAACCACCCTACTCCTACCTCGCAATGATTGCCATGGTCATCCAAAATTCTTCAGAGAAGAAGCTTACGTTGTCTGAG ATTCTAAAGGAGATCAGTACACTTTTCCCTTTTTTCAAAGGGAACTACAAAGGCTGGCGGGACTCAGTGCGACACAACCTCTCTTCCTATGACTGCTTTGTTAAG GTACTGAAGGATCCTGGGAAGCCCCAGGGGAAGGGGAACTTCTGGGCCGTGGAAGTGAGCCGGGTGCCGCTGGAGCTCCTCAAGAGGCAGAACACTGCTGTGTCACGCCAGGATGAGACCATCTTCGCCCAGGATCTTGCTCCTTACATCCTGCATGGGCACCAACATAAGCCAGATGCGGAACCCCCGGCCCCCCCACCACCAATCATTGTTCTACCCCGAGGACCCATCACAACCCCCCCTCCCGGCCCCTCTTTCACCGCTCTATCCCCCATGCCCACCAGACAGCTCTCCCCCTCTCAGGAGGACCTTTACCGGCCCAAGCTGGACTCGTCCTTTGCCATTGACTCCCTCCTCCACAGCCTGAGGCCGGCCAGCGAAGCAGGAGAACCCGACAGGGGCAGGGACTGCTGGGGGGTGGAGCCCCACTCTCGCCCTTCCCCTCCTCCATGCACTCGCTACTCCTCCTCCGCCCGCAGCGCCTCAGCGAGCTCCGTCAGCCCCGCCTCGTCTTCCGATGAGGACTGGAGGGGCGTGTCGCAAGGCGGGAAGCAGGTGCCCGAGGGCGAGGCGGGATCAGACGGGTACGAGGACTGCAGACCCCCTCCACACAAGACTGCCCGCCGAGGCTGCCCCCCTCCCTGGGAGCTTCCCACCTCATATGCCAAGTACACACCGCCCAATGCTGTGGCCCCGCCCAGCATGCGTTTTAACGGAGGCCCTCTGATGCCTCTGGGCATGCCTCTGTATGGTTACGGAGGGTCTCCTGTCACATCCAACCATTTTGTAGGTCATGCCTACTGGCCCCTCTTACCCAGCGGGCGCCCTCCCCTCATTATGGACCTGGACACTATGCTCCAGTCAGTACCACCCAATAAGAGTGTGTTTGATGTGCTGGGTCCACCCAATCAGTCGTCTCACCAGCCTGCTGGTCAGTATGCCCTGCAGAGTGAACCCCCTCTCAGACGTTATCCCCATTATTGA